ccgaacttagcacgctcttacttgtttagctCTCTTACAGTCacctaaaacaaaacatggtttctattgttggggtcgggtgcctcgggggccacTCAACACTcggcaaatggatatataggccaatcacgacaatgtagggctcaaaataaaggtgcttgagagtgaaaaactaatttgatattcaattgaagagccatgtgtttggtggtcgccctaaaatacctttctaatcggacttatttaccgaccattgcaatatgtgacTTATATACAATAAAagccatttgggagtagagtacgaaattgatactcatttttggaacaaagaccctggggttcaCTCCActctcaaacagaacttatttaccgttCATGccgatatggggctcatataaaatgtattttgaaagtagagcacgaagcttatattaTTTAcatggccacccagacacttggaccttacccacccccgaaataccccgtaAATAGGAAataaggttgcccaaaaagtaattgcggattttttaaaagaaagtaaatgcatttttaataaaacttagaatgaactttaatcaaatatacttttttacactttttttctaaagcaagctaaaagtagcagctgataactgacagaagcaagaatgaaattacagagtcaaaagctgtgaaaaaatttgtcaacgccgactatatgaaaaatccgcaattactttttgggcaacccaatatttaccaaagtggttatatgggattcaaaagaaaggcatttgggagtagagttaaattttacccatgaaccgagcaggggcaaatttctcacacataAACGagcgctttccgattcaagtttcaactcaatgataagggacctatagccaagtccgagcagcgtgccgcagggcgacaccacATTGGGAAGAATTTACATGACCTTGCATGGCTTGGTACCTCGCAAACCTTTCGCCACCATTAAGAGAGGATAACtactgatttaaattttttcgatgttctcgccaggatttgaatgtaggcgttcagtgtcataggtggacatgggcTATAGTaggacgaattcgatatccacattcaaggcgaagtgtccccaccctaaaaatacattagagaattaaagaaagcgcagcggagcggcccgGCTAGtgtttactaaattttaatacattttttactaaaaataaaattccaaaaaattttttttacttaaactttttttaacttctgttaccaccCTGTTGTTATatattctataaaaagttcatcatTTCATTAACAATTGTGGTTTAGCTTGGTTAACCTAACCACTTGCAATGGAAAAAGTACCATAATGCTTAAAAAACGATAACGCGTTAGAAAGCATTTGAAGCTCACAGCAAACAgaacaatttttaaaacaaactgTCATATGAATCTAATATGGCAGTGctttttgagggaaaacttatTCAAAATTTAGAATTTGGTCATATTTTGGAAATTGGTGGTAAGGCAGATAATGAAGAATCATGGtaagttcccaaaaaaaaagactgCCATACAATTTCTTCTCTTAATTGCCAATTCTCCACAGGTTCAGTATTTCCTTGGCCACAGGCAAATGCAGCAGCAAAGCTGACTTTAGCTGTGATATAGGTTTCCAAATGACCACCAACCCCCTAGAGGAGAAAATCCTATTTAAGCAATTGATAAATATGCAAACACAGGAAGTGGATGACATCGATTTTGATCCTGCAGAATTTCGTCAATACTTTAAAATCCTTATTACCATGGATGAACAAAAATTCCATGTGTCCATCAATCGTCAATCTGTGACTTTTGTGCGTTATTGTCTGCCTTTGAATGCATTGAGTACTTTGAAGATTGAAGGTCATTTGATGGTCATCAAACAAGTGGATCACCGCAAATATTTTCCCACCCCATGGCCCTTAATACAAATCTCCGATGATAATTTGATGTTTAGTCAAGATCTGCCAATTACATTGCAAGCAGGCCATGTTATGGTTATGACCATGAAATTATTGGGCAAAACTAATGGCagatttaatttgaattttcccCATGGGGATAACAATAAGAGTCTAGTGGCCCATATAAGTGTACGTTTCGATAGAAGGACAATTGTTAGAAATGCCAAATTGCCTTTAATGACTTCAAATCCCTATAGACTGCAGTAGGTTAAAGAGATAAGCAAATTTAAGCAaaccaaatgttttatttttatttttatttgttttttttctctagGTATGGCATTGAGGAAACCTTGTGTGACTTTCCATTTGATGACTTATCGAAACCCTTTAAACTGGCTGTGGGCTTTACACCAAACTCCTTGAAAATGGCTAAGGATGGCATTTTCCTTTTTGAGTTTGCCTTCAGAAGTTCACATGTTTTATCTAGTATTACTGGTCTGAAGATTTTGGGCCTAAATGGCATGAGAGTTCGCCTCTATGCCTTGGACCATTTTCATTTGGATGATGTGCAATGTCAAGGATTTGAATCGTATTCGGATACGTAGTATGTGGGAAAGAAGAGTGAGAGAataagagagcgagagagagagacctATAGAGATTAATAATGTCATAGACTTATAAACTATcagaaataaagaatttgtGCTTCAAGTTTCAACTGTTCACATAACTCAAGTCAAGACCATAAGTGTGTACCCTTTGCTTTGAGAAAGGGTTTCATTAGTATTCTTTTCTCTAAGATAATAAAGGTTTAATACACCTTTCTTTTGAAGAGGTTATAAGGTAGCCTGTCCTTAAAGAATGGGTGGTTTAAGTAAACAttcctttaagaaagggtagtctAAATACCATTTGAAACTCcattttcctttgagaaagggaagttttagtacttaTCCTGTAAGACAGTGTGGATTTAGTACCGTTCCCTTTTGAAAAGCGCGATTTCAGTAACCTTTCTTTTCGGAAAtgtaacctttcctttgagtaaCCCTTCCTTTGAGAGAGTGTTGCCTTGCCAAACTTTCCTTTacgtaagggtagttttagtctaCCCGTCTTTTGGGTaaaggtagtttcagtaccctttcctttaggtaaaggtagttttagtacacatttCTTAAGGAAAGGGGGTAGTTCTAGTCAACCttcctttaagaaagggtagttccaGTAAACCTTCCTTTACGTTTAGTTTCAATACACTTTCCTTTagtaaaggatagttttagtatacttttctttagaaaagggtagtttcagtacatTTTTCTTTAGGCTAAGTTCGTTTTGGtacattttcctttaaaaaattatagttttagtacaattccttaaagaaagggtagttttagtacacttttccaaaggaaaaaatagttttagaacagttttagtacactttccttaagaaaaaagGAGTTTAAGTATaccttctttaaagaaaaagtagttttagtacactttcctacaggaaaaagtagttttagtacaccttccttcagaaaaaattagttttagtacaccttAGTTtaggaaaaagtagttttagtacattttccttaAGTAAAAGGGTATTTCTAGCAAACCCACCTttacgaaagggtagttttagtacactttcctcgGAATAGGgcaattttagtacactttccttaaggaaagggtagtttgcgTAGAACTTTCTTTTCTTTAGGATATGATAGTTTTGATACACTTTCCTTTaggatagaaaatttttggtacaattttctttgggaaaggttagtttcagtacattttttctaaagaaaaaatagttttagtacagttttagtacactttccttaagaaaaaatGAGTTTAAGTACACCTTCTTTCAAGAAAAagtagttttaatacactttaCTACaggaaaaagtagttttagtacaccttccttcagaaaaaattagttttggtacaattttctttgggaaagggtagttgtagtacactTTCCTATTGCCAAAGGTAGTTTAGCTTTAATATACTTTCCTttaagaaagtgtagttttagtatactttactttaataaagggtagttttcctacattttcctttgggaaagggaagtttttatacactttcctttaaaaaaatttggttttggtTCACCTTCCTTTAGGAAAAAGTAGTTTTCGTACACTTTCCATAAAGAAAAAGTAGTTTTAATACAACTTCCTTCagaaaaaagtagttttagtacaccttcCTTCAGGagaaagtagttttagtacaccttcctttaggaaaaaatagttttagttcaatttttattttggaaaGATTAGTTTGAGTAGACTTTCCTATtgaaaagggtagttatagCACACTTTGATATTGGAAAGGGAAGTTATAGTACGCACTCCTTAAGAAAAGGGTAGATTAAGTAcactttctttaagaaaatggtatttttagtacacttttctttaggaaagggtggttttaataaactttcgttgaggaaaaagtagttttagtacactttcctttaagaaaaaaatagttttgattCATTTTCCTTCAGAagaaagtagttttagtactctttcctttatGAAAAAGTAGCTTTagtataattttctttaaaaaaaattactttagtacactttcctttaagaaaaaatagttttagtacactttcttcagcaaaaggtagttttagtatactttcctttacgaaaaattattttagtacactttccgttaggaaatggtagttttagtactctttcctttggaaaaaagtAGTTATAGTACACTTTTATGCAGGAAAAAGTGGGTTCGGTACACTATCCTTTtggaaaagtagttttagtacactttccttagggaaatcgCTCAGAAAAGAgtatttttagtacactttcctttagaaaagtttagttttagtacactttcctttgggaaaggagaGTTTAAGTACACCTTCCTTCATGAAAAGTTATTTTTAAAACACTTAGGCTAGGTTAGTTTTGGTAcattttcctttataaaatggtagttttagtacaattccttaacgaaagggtagttttagtacactttccaaaagaaaatcagttttagtacaattttctttaggaaaaagtagttttagtacaccttccttaaagaaaagtagttttagtacaccttcCTTCaggaaaaagtagttttagtacaccttAGTTTAGGAAAAAGGAGCTTTAGTAAGTTTTCCTtcacgaaagggtagttttagtacacttcccTTAAGGATAGGGAAGTTTCTGTACGCTTTCCTCGTAATAGGGCACTTTTAGTACACCTTCCTTGAGGATAGGGTAGTTTGCGTACAACTTTCTTTaagaaaaagtagttttagtacaattttctttaggaaaaagttgttttagtacactttttttgggaaaggatagcttTAGTACACCTTCCTCCATGAaaagttatttttaaaatactttccttttggaaacggtagttttagtacactttcctttactgaagggtaattttagtacacttttctctACGAacgcgtagttttagtacactttttttcaaaagtgtcgttttagtacacttttccttacAGTTTCCTTTAGGATGGTGTAATTTTATTGCACTTTCCTATTCCAAAGGATAGTTATAGTACCAGTACTTTTCTTTAAGAAGAGGTATTTTTACTacattttcctttgggaaagggtagttttaatacactttcctttaagaaaaagtatttttagtacaattttcttgttcaagtacactttcctttgggaaagggtaattttggtatactttcttttaaaaaatggttGTTATAGTAtactttcctttaggaaaagtGGTTTTAGTATACTCTTCTTTaggaaaagtagttttagtactcgagaagaagagaagaagagtatttttagtacacttttctttagaaaagagtagttagtacactttccttttgggaaaaagtacactTACCCCAAGggaaatgtagttttagtacccttttcattaTGAAAGGGTTGTTTAAAAACAGTTTTCTTAAGGaaggtgtagttttagtacactttcctattCCAAGGGTAGTTAGAAAGGTtagctttcatttaagaaaGTGGAATATAGTGTAATTACCTTtaagaaaggttagttttactGCATTTTCCTTAAGGAAAAAGTAGTTTCGGTTcacttttctttagaaaaaggtagttttagtacaccgtCCTTTAggaaaaaatagttttagtacttcttcctttagaaaaacgtagttttagtacacttttttgGGAAGCCTAGTTTGAGAAAACTTTCCTATTGGAAAGGATAGTTTGAGAACACTTTCCCATTGGAGAGGATAGTTAAAGTAcactttccattgggaaagggaagTTATAGTACGTATTTCCTTAGAaaatgatagttttagtacacttttctttaggaaaaggtatttttaatacactttcctctaggaaaggttagttttaatacAGGTTAGTTTAGGAGAGGGTAGTTATAATACACTTGCTTTTAGGAAAAAGTAGTTTTCGCACCCTTTTCTTCTGGAAAAAGTAGATATGGTTCACTTTCCCTtagaaaaaatagttttagtacactttcctttaagaaaaattagttaaagtacacttttctttaggaaaaagtagtttaagtacacttttctttaggaaaaagtagttttagtacacttttctttggaaaaagtagtttaagtacactttccttttgcAAAGATTATTTTAAGCACACTTTCCTTTAGTAgacggtagttttagtgcacttttctttagtaaagtgtagtttaagtacactttagggaagttttagtacacctTCCTTTAGGatagggaagttttagtacactttccttaagATATGgatgttttagtacactttcctttaggATAGGGTAGCCTTAGTACACATTCTTTTAGTAAAGGTAACTTCTTTTAGATAAAGTGTtgttttagtacgcttttttGGGAATGGAAAGGAACTGAACTATTCCAAGGAAAGGGGTGCTAAAACTCACccctttctttagaaaagttcAGTTTTAGTACTGCTTTATTTGTGGAAAGTTTTGTTTTGGCACCATTTTCTTTGAGAAAGTTTAGATTTATTGCCTTTTTCTTTGGGGAAGTTTAGTTATAGTATTCCTCCTTTCGAAAAGAGtcgttttagcacccttttaagGCACCTTTTTAGCACCCTTCTAAAAAATACTTTAAGTAACTTTTCATttacttttagtaccattttctttgaataaaatttgCTTTGCCACCCTTTCCTctggttttattacccttctTTAGGGAAACCCCACATTTGGTACCCTTTCATTTGGAAAATTGTAGGTTTAGAACTCTTCACATTGGAAAAGTTATCCTTTTTTTGGAGAAAGGATAACATTACCTAACCCTCCTGAAAAAATGCTTCACCAATAAttacatatttttaaaaatttaatactcattttccaaacaatccAAAATGGAATAACTTTCAAATCCATGACACATATCATCCTCCATTTGAATGTGATCAAGTTGACTGACTACCATTTGGACACCATTGACACCAAACAATTTTAGGCCACCGATTAAGGGCAATATATGGGGAGATCGCCATTTGAatccaaaaagtatttgccCATCTTTTGCTAGAATCAGTTGCTTATCGGTAAAGGCAAATGCAAGTCTGAAGGGTTTTAGAAAATCCTCAAAGGGGAAATTGCCACCTTTTTCCTCATCGCCAAatctgaaaatttaaaaaaaaaagataaaatcgAGATGATTCTTTTTATCTCAGGGATCAAAAACTTACTTGTAATGTTCCTCCACGGCTATGGTTTTGCTTGTTCTCACCAGTGTCTTGGTGTCAAAACGAACACTCATATGGAACTCTTGCCTTTCCATGTCCGTTATATTCCTTAACTGGGTAACAAAACGGCCATTTTCATTGCCCTGTAGCTTGCAAGTGATTACCATGATGTGGCCAGATTTAAAAGGCATTGGAACATCACCACTAAACTGCAAACGCTCTTCCACCACCTGAATGGGAGGCCAAGAATAGGGAAAATATTTCCTATGATCCACCTGACGAACACAATCCAAATCACCATCGATTTCCAACACAGTCAACAGAGATAGACGCAGCCGATATTTGTAAAAATCTAAATGGGCCTTATTAACGCTGATATGGAATTTCTcatcggccatggcaatatagatTTTGAACTCCTTCATCAAGGCGGAGGTCTCATAGGCTTTTGACTCTTCATCACACCATTCACCGTTCAGATGTTTCCGCAGAACAATAACATTTTTGTTAAAGTTAACCAATATTTGAAGGCCCACGTTAAGATCATCCGCCGAAACATCAGTTGAAGATTTTAGGGATatggaaaaacttaaaaaaaaaccacaaatattagatataattaaaaaataaaaaaaaattgttgttttttatattgAGATACTGCTAAAGGCTGAAGAGTTTCCTTCAATAAATTCCTCTAATTTTTTACTAACTTTATTCCAATATATCTTGCTTTCTTACTCCTATTGCCTAAGTACTTCAAAATCTATACTTTTTCATACTAAGCCTGACTGTTTTTACCTTTGAGCCTCCTCCTTCGCTTTACCGCAAATTTCCAAAACATGACCAAATCGTAGATTCTCAGCAAAATTTCCTCGAAAAACTACCATAGACATTTTGCTCAGTTCCAGCTGTGTTCCGGAGCAATCGACGATTATTCTACAACTAGCACAACAGCGAAATGCTAAGTCACTGGTCAATGCAACTCGTCAGCAAAATTTGTAAACTAAATGCCGTAGAGGCTAGAGCTATGTTTACactacaaaattatttttatactttCTTTGTGGCTTGGCTGGAGAAACATTATCGCTGCCAAAGGTCCATAAATGGAGAAGCACGTCACTGTGACTCACAGACAAAATAACGTGGTATGTTTATTAAGGCAAAACAGTTTATAATTGAAAGAAAACTAAATAGTTCGATTGCCCTAAACagatttttatacgaaaaagctTTTAAAGCTTTCCCTAAGaaatagtagttttagtaccctttccttaagaacAGGGTAGTTCTGTTATTCTTTttatttgggaaagggtagttttagtactatttacTTTAGGAAGGGGAAGttatagtacactttcctttggaaaaggggagATTGagttggaaaagggtagttttagtaccctttcttcggcaaagggtagtttgagtacccgttcctttggaaaagggtagttaccCTCTGGCAAAGAGTAATTATGTCACCCTATCTTtctggaaagggtagttatggAGATTGAGTTgaaaaagggaagttttagtaccatttctttggcaaagggtagttatagtaccctttcctttgggaaagtgtagtaatggtaccctttcctttggggaagttAAGttatagtacactttcctttgggaaagttaACTATATTGCCCTTTCCATTGGGatagggtagttatagtaccctttccgttgggaaaTTGTAGTTatgataccctttcctttggaatagGGTAGTTATGGCATCCTTTCGTTTGGGAAAGGATATTTATGGTACCATTGTATtatggtaccctttcctttgggaaagggtatctTTGGTACCATTGCATTACCCTTTAtatttggaaagggtagttgtagtaccctttcctttggaaaagggtagttgtagtaccctttctttttgaaaagggtagttatggtaccctttcctttgagaaagggtaattgtggtaccctttcttttggtaaagggtagttttgttaccctttcaaTTGGGAAAGGGTTGTTATTTTACCCTTCCCATTGGGAGAGGGTAGTTAtgttaccctttccattgggaaattGTAGATATGATACACTTCTATTCTTGAAGGGTAGCTatggtacccttttctttgggaaagggtatttattgaacccttttctttgggaaaggatagttatGGTACCATTTTTTGattcggaaagggtagttatgatgctctttcctttgggaaagggtagttatggtaccctttcctttgggaaagggtagttttgttacacTTTCAAttgggaaaggctagttttgttaccctttcaaTTGGGAAAGGTAGAGTTAtcttaccctttccattgggaaagagTAATTTTGGTACCCcttccttgggaaagtgtaattatggtaccctttccattggaaaagggtagttatggtaccctttcctttgggaaagggtagttatggtaccctttcctttgggaaagggtagttattataccctttcctttgggaaat
This Stomoxys calcitrans chromosome 2, idStoCalc2.1, whole genome shotgun sequence DNA region includes the following protein-coding sequences:
- the LOC106084699 gene encoding 32 kDa beta-galactoside-binding lectin, whose amino-acid sequence is MSMVVFRGNFAENLRFGHVLEICGKAKEEAQSFSISLKSSTDVSADDLNVGLQILVNFNKNVIVLRKHLNGEWCDEESKAYETSALMKEFKIYIAMADEKFHISVNKAHLDFYKYRLRLSLLTVLEIDGDLDCVRQVDHRKYFPYSWPPIQVVEERLQFSGDVPMPFKSGHIMVITCKLQGNENGRFVTQLRNITDMERQEFHMSVRFDTKTLVRTSKTIAVEEHYKFGDEEKGGNFPFEDFLKPFRLAFAFTDKQLILAKDGQILFGFKWRSPHILPLIGGLKLFGVNGVQMVVSQLDHIQMEDDMCHGFESYSILDCLENEY
- the LOC106084702 gene encoding 32 kDa beta-galactoside-binding lectin lec-3-like; its protein translation is MAVLFEGKLIQNLEFGHILEIGGKADNEESWFSISLATGKCSSKADFSCDIGFQMTTNPLEEKILFKQLINMQTQEVDDIDFDPAEFRQYFKILITMDEQKFHVSINRQSVTFVRYCLPLNALSTLKIEGHLMVIKQVDHRKYFPTPWPLIQISDDNLMFSQDLPITLQAGHVMVMTMKLLGKTNGRFNLNFPHGDNNKSLVAHISVRFDRRTIVRNAKLPLMTSNPYRLQYGIEETLCDFPFDDLSKPFKLAVGFTPNSLKMAKDGIFLFEFAFRSSHVLSSITGLKILGLNGMRVRLYALDHFHLDDVQCQGFESYSDT